TGCTCCTCACTAGAACCAAACAATGTACTGAACTATATCAGTATGATTGCAACATAGCAAATGACCCATCAGAATTGCCGCAGAAAATTAAACGAAGCTACCAATTTTTGGTAGTGAGGCTTCGCCTCGCCATCAAAAATCTTAAATTACAGAACCCTTTGTCCTTTTTATTTTTGCTGTAACTGCGCGATCGCCTCATCACACCATTCAACCCACATTGTCTCGTAGCGAATTCCGCAACGCAGGGTTAAATAGAGATGTCGTTGTGGACGCGCCAAATTTGTTGTATCGCCAAATTCTGGTTCAATGGAGTAATAATAATTGAGCTTTTGTTGATGGATTTGTTTACGTCTTTTAATTTCATTAATGAGAATCTCTTCAGGAACAATAAACCCACTACGGACTTTTACTAATAATCCTTCTCGAACAGAAGTAGGTTCTGATGGTTCCATAATCCAATTGATTAAATCCTGTTTGCCAGCTTCCGTAAGGGAGTACATTTTTTTATCGGGTCGATTTAACTGAGGGATATTTTCCATTTCAACTAAACCTTTTTCTTGCATTTTTGCTAGTTCGCGATAAATCTGCTGCGATGTGGCTTGCCAATAGCAACTTACTTTTTCGTCAAATTCTTTGCTGAGGTCATAGCCAGTATGGGGAGACTGAAGCAAGATGGTGGCGATCGCATGGGATAGGGACATAGGTTTTAGTTTTATTTGAATTTATTAAATTTTACTTGACATATACAACTTGTTGTATAAAACTGATTTTATAAAGTTGGTTTTATATGGCTATCTAGTTTTTGTAATTAATTACATTAGAAACAATTTAAGAATTGTCTAGATCCCCTCCAGCCCCCCTTAAAAAGGGGGGCTGGAGGGGGATCTCTTAGAGCTTTTGCCCGCAGAAAGTAATTCTTAAATGGTTTCTTAAGTAACTTAGCGCAATTAAATATAAAACCCTAAAACCTGTGGCGCACGCTGCGCGTGCGCCACAGGTTTTAGATCTGGTTTTTAATAATCACGTTGAGTTTTAGGGATGTTTTAGCAGATTATCCCTCACAACCGCCGCAGAGCAAATTACACATAGCAGATTATGAATACAGAGAAAATCAGCAGCATCGGTTGGCAGCGCAACTCTTGGATTGGCATTGTTGCGAGCGGTTTAGTTGTAGTAGGTACAGGAGTTATTCTTTATCAACGTTTTGTGCTTTCAGAACAGCCTGCGCTAACGAAACCCCTGACTGTATCTACCGTTAAGCTTGCACCTGTGAATTCCTACAACATCACGCGCTATTACACAGGCGAAGTCGTAGCAACAAGACGCACTGATCTGGGATTTGAGCGTGCAGGCAAAGTAATTGAAGTTTTGTATGATCGCGGACAGATTGTTGAAGCGGGAGCCGTAATTGCCAGATTAGATACGCAAAATCTACAAGCACAATTATCGCAATTAGAGGCGCAGAGATTACGAGCTTTAGCGCAATTACAGGAATTACAGAATGGTTCGCGGCAAGAAGTAATTGCATCGGCGCGATCGCAGGTTTCTGATTTAGAAAATCAATTGCGCCTAGCCAATACGCGGAGCCAAC
This genomic stretch from Pseudanabaena galeata CCNP1313 harbors:
- a CDS encoding PadR family transcriptional regulator, producing MSLSHAIATILLQSPHTGYDLSKEFDEKVSCYWQATSQQIYRELAKMQEKGLVEMENIPQLNRPDKKMYSLTEAGKQDLINWIMEPSEPTSVREGLLVKVRSGFIVPEEILINEIKRRKQIHQQKLNYYYSIEPEFGDTTNLARPQRHLYLTLRCGIRYETMWVEWCDEAIAQLQQK